The DNA segment GACGAACAGGTTGAGCGTGCTGTCGCGAGCGACCTTCAGCTCCCACCGGGAGCGCCGGACGCTGCGCAGGATCACCAGCGGGGTGAGCAGCAGGAAGACCCCGAGGAACCCGACGTCGTTGTATATCAGCGCCACCACGAGGCCGAACAGAGCGAACGCGAGCGAGTGCTTCGCGGGCCAGACGAGCTGCCTGGCCGACGCGAGCAGCGACCACCTCTTCTCCGCGGCTATCGCCGCGGCGACCAGCAGGGTGTTGAGCGCGACCGCGACGAAGGCCCCGGAGGCCGCCCCGACCAGCTGATACAGCATCCCGTCCGAGAACGCGGTCACCGCGCCGTAGGTGAGCGCGGCGAGCGAGGTGTAGATGGCTCCCTGGGAGCCATTGAAGATGGTCCGGACCGGCCCCCGCCAGTTGCCGGGCGCGACGGGCGAGAGCAGGCCGACGACGAACGCGGTGTGAGGGTCCGCCGCGTAAGCGACGGTCATCAGGACGAGGAAACCCGCCGAGAGCGACGGGGGCCGCGAAGTGGGCGCTGCCTCGGGCGTTATCCCCGAGACGGGGATCTCGACGGGAGACCAGTGGGCGAGGCAGTACAGGATCCAGAACAGCAGCACCTCGCGAGCGGGCGGCTCTCCCTGGAGCCGGAACAGCACCGCGCCCAGCGAGCAGGCCAAGGCAGAGACCGCCGCCACGAGCCCCAGCAGTCGGAGGTTCAACGAAGCCTCTCCTTGCTACGCACCTCGGTGAGGAGGGTCCGGAACCGAACCTCGGTTCACCACTGCCAGCCGCTGAGCAATGCTGGGATCGCGCCGATGACGGCAACCAGCCCGCCCGAAACACGTGCTAGGACTCGTCGCACCTGGACCCGCTTCTTCAAGTCGAAGGCTCCCTTCAGATTGGATTTCCCCGCACCGCTATCCGCGGGGATTCGTCCGCTCCGCTGAAGGGACTGCACTCAGGCCAGGCTCCGGACCCCTCCTCCTCACCACCCGACGGGGTGCCGACCGCGTCCGGCACGCCAGCCGCGGTCGAGATGCCCCAGGACCGACACTATAGGGGGCTGTGGTTCCAGTTGTAAATGTCTGTTACGTGGGATCAGGTACGTGGTGCGGAGGTGCGATCGCCTGCTCCCGCTATGCTTCGCGCGAGATGGTCCAGGCCGAGTCCCCGAACACTCTGGACGTCGACGCGCTCCAGGACGAGATCGCGTCGCTCGACGGCGTCCGCGCCGCGCGCGTCGTCGCCACGCCGTCCGGCCGGGTCTCGGAGGTCCATCTCGTGGCCGACGGACGCAAGCCCCCGAAGCAGGTCGTGCGGGATGTCCAGACGGTGGCGCTGGCCAGCTTCGGCACGGAGATCGACTACCGCGTCGTGAGCGTCGTCCAGTTCAACGGGCAGCCCATCGCTCCCCAGGGGTCCCACGTCCGGCCGAAGCTCGTCTCGGTGACGTGGACGACCGCGACCGGCCACAGCCTCTGCGGGGTAACGGTGGACGTCGACGGCGAGATCTCCACGGGCGAGGCCAGGGGGCCGGTGACGGCCGAGGGTCGCCATCGTCTCGCGGCGACCGCGGCCGCGGATGCACTGCGGGGCCTCCACGGCCGGACGCTGGAGGTCGGGGGTGCCGCCGTACAAGACGTGGCGGGGCGACGGGTGGCGACCGTGGTCGTCGTCTCCCCCACCGGGTTCGGCGAGGAGACGCTCGTGGGGTCGGCCCTGGTCAGAGCCGACGAGGCGGACGCCGTGGCCCGGGCGGTC comes from the Actinomycetota bacterium genome and includes:
- a CDS encoding HD-GYP domain-containing protein — encoded protein: MNLRLLGLVAAVSALACSLGAVLFRLQGEPPAREVLLFWILYCLAHWSPVEIPVSGITPEAAPTSRPPSLSAGFLVLMTVAYAADPHTAFVVGLLSPVAPGNWRGPVRTIFNGSQGAIYTSLAALTYGAVTAFSDGMLYQLVGAASGAFVAVALNTLLVAAAIAAEKRWSLLASARQLVWPAKHSLAFALFGLVVALIYNDVGFLGVFLLLTPLVILRSVRRSRWELKVARDSTLNLFVRAVEAKDPYTSRHSERVAVLTVELCRRLATPDDELEARFLGALLHDIGKIAVPKRILTKDGSLSEEEFAEIRKHPVVGADAVAEIDVLRELVPEIRHHHERMDGRGYPDRVHAASLPLAARVLAAADTFEALTSDRPYRRAMTRHEALAEIHRVAGTQLDPDVVAALDEALRDGFEFPASTAVHRRRDPGIAAGRTR